Part of the Chloroflexota bacterium genome, CCGTACGCTTGCCCTTTTGAACATTCCACTTTGGGCCGTCCGTCATTTCTTGTATATGCAAACGGTTCTCAAGTTCCAGAATTGGATTGCATGGGACGCTCTCGCTTTCCCTGTGCGCCTGATAATGCCTGCCCATTACACAATCCTCTGTTTCAGCAAAGGAGAGTCTCGTGAATTACCGGGGCTTACCGGCGAGTCAAAGCATATTAGAGTTTCAAGCGCCCCCAAGACCTTTAATGCCCTCGAACCTTTGGCGGACGGCTACTGCCTAAGAGCTGATTGTGTGGATACTCGAATCGCAACGCGTATCAATGACCGAACGCCGCTGACTGACCTTTGGGGCGACATTCACAGGCTAAAGCACAACAGCCGAAGGGTTGACCACCCTTGCCAACTGCCGCCTCATCTCATGTATCGCCTCATTTCGATTTTTACCAGGCCCGGAGAGTCAATCCTTGACTGCTTTAACGGTGCGGGCACTACTACGCTGACAGCACATCAACTAGGCCGAAAATACGTTGGCGTTGACTCGTCCGAAAAGTATTGCAAGATGGCTGAAGAAAGGCATTTGGAAATACTCAATGGCCTGGACCCATTCCGCAAGGAAGAACGAGTCTTGACCAGTAAGAATAGCCCTGTGCCCCGTTTGGCGAAGCAAGTGTATAAGGTCCCCAAGAAGACTCTCCAATTGGAAGTTCGGAGGGTTGCAAAGCAAATTGGCCATATTCCCTCACGCGATGAATTGATAAAGTATGGCAAATACTCTATTGAGTATTACGACAAATACTTTGTGAGTTGGGGCGAAGTAACAGCCGCCGCCCGAACAACGGGGATGACGGAAAAGAGGGCCAATGGAAACGGCGACAGGGCGCAGCCCGCAGAGGAACAGTTACAGCTATTGGAAAGAAGAGCATCTTACCGTCGAAATAGGAGAGATTGACTTCAGTGCCTTCCTCCCAACTCTGCCCCCTCTGCCGCCGCCCTCTCGACCCGGCCCTCATAGAAATCCAACCGAAACTCGAAAGCCACAACGCCTATATCTTGACTTGCCCGGCACTTGACTCAATCCGAGCAACGAGTAGACTTTAGCAAACGAGCGCTCAGTCTTCACCATCTCAATTTAATCGCACCCAACTCATGTCAATGGATTCGCTGGCGCCTGTCCTTCAGGCACACGGGCTGGCTAAATCTTTTTTGGGCTTGCAAGCCTTGCAGGACGTGTCGCTGGCGATCCAGCCCGACGAGATCGTGGGCCTCATCGGGCCAAACGGCGCGGGCAAGACCACCTGCTTCAACCTGCTCACCGGATTTCTGATCCCAACCGCTGGCCGCATCCACTTTCAGAATCAAGACATTACCGGCCTGCCCCCGGCCCGCATCGCCCGGCTGGGCATCGCCCGCACGTTTCAGAATATTCGCCTCTTCGGTTCGCTCTCGGTGTTAGAGAATGTGCAGGCGGCGGCCCAACTCCGGGCGGCGGCCTCCCTGTGGGAGACGTTGCTCAGCGCCCCCGGCTTTCATCGCCAGGAAGGAGAGACGAAGGCCCGCACCCGCGACTTGCTCGATCTGCTCGATCTCGCGCCCTACGCCGATCAGTCAGCAGCCAGCCTGCCCTATGGTTATCAGCGCCGGGTCGAGATCG contains:
- a CDS encoding site-specific DNA-methyltransferase, which produces MTHISENSHPLRVRQIAVQSREELLAASKGLTDVCIVRLPACNTASEYNRPLNSVGELVARVDDNLGPSATLVVLGEVIDLVQVQAQMPASVRYQHWIAVNRTTSQIIDKRQLPHQHFGALVYTRYTPSLRHTKTRIKYTYCPVCDKTTKDYGGKKHTYHEAGTLISDVWRDISCDLGGDISPVVDRFADLFGLEPHKELTVFDCRPLNLQRLPAQLMHVEFEEEKLPDDLTDHILNGDCLEELRRIPSNSIDFVFTDPPYNLGKKYLGYTDDLEIQDYFKWCDEWIGELTRILKPGRTLALLNIPLWAVRHFLYMQTVLKFQNWIAWDALAFPVRLIMPAHYTILCFSKGESRELPGLTGESKHIRVSSAPKTFNALEPLADGYCLRADCVDTRIATRINDRTPLTDLWGDIHRLKHNSRRVDHPCQLPPHLMYRLISIFTRPGESILDCFNGAGTTTLTAHQLGRKYVGVDSSEKYCKMAEERHLEILNGLDPFRKEERVLTSKNSPVPRLAKQVYKVPKKTLQLEVRRVAKQIGHIPSRDELIKYGKYSIEYYDKYFVSWGEVTAAARTTGMTEKRANGNGDRAQPAEEQLQLLERRASYRRNRRD
- a CDS encoding ABC transporter ATP-binding protein; translation: MAPVLQAHGLAKSFLGLQALQDVSLAIQPDEIVGLIGPNGAGKTTCFNLLTGFLIPTAGRIHFQNQDITGLPPARIARLGIARTFQNIRLFGSLSVLENVQAAAQLRAAASLWETLLSAPGFHRQEGETKARTRDLLDLLDLAPYADQSAASLPYGYQRRVEIARALATRPAILLLDEPAAGMNPAESDALHQLILDLRARFKLTILLVEHDMRLVMNLCERIVVLNYGKIIAQGKPEEVRSDPQVIAAYLGGDHTGRDA